One stretch of Armigeres subalbatus isolate Guangzhou_Male chromosome 2, GZ_Asu_2, whole genome shotgun sequence DNA includes these proteins:
- the LOC134213977 gene encoding brachyurin-like, which translates to MKILVLLIGALAVASAEWIEIDWSQVRPIEEFDHYWARLPAELQYLRKMMPETRITNGQQATPGQFPYQIALLSTFSAGTGLCGGTVLTNNFILTAAHCVQNAQGGTAIMGAHNRLQTEASQQRIAFSSGGINIHPGYTSTNIRNDIATVRLNSAITFNDRVRPARLPAAADSRTFAGWTGTVSGFGRTSDASQATSAVVMFTSNPIMTQADCLSSWGGNTNIIQAQNICLSGAGGRSSCNGDSGGPLTVQDSGSLQVGIVSFGSAAGCSIGMPSVYVRVTFFRTWIINNSDL; encoded by the coding sequence ATGAAAATTCTAGTGCTGTTGATTGGAGCGCTGGCCGTAGCCAGTGCCGAGTGGATCGAGATCGATTGGTCCCAGGTACGTCCGATCGAAGAATTCGATCACTACTGGGCCCGTCTGCCTGCTGAGCTGCAATATCTACGTAAAATGATGCCGGAAACCCGCATTACCAATGGACAACAAGCTACTCCCGGCCAGTTCCCGTACCAGATTGCGCTTCTCAGCACCTTCAGCGCCGGAACCGGTTTGTGCGGCGGTACAGTTTTGACCAACAACTTCATTCTGACTGCTGCTCACTGCGTTCAGAATGCCCAGGGAGGTACCGCCATTATGGGAGCTCACAACCGTCTTCAGACCGAAGCCAGCCAGCAGCGTATTGCATTCTCCTCGGGTGGAATCAACATCCATCCCGGATACACATCAACCAACATCCGTAACGACATTGCCACCGTTCGCCTGAACAGTGCTATCACCTTTAACGACCGCGTCCGTCCAGCTCGCCTCCCTGCTGCTGCAGATAGCCGCACCTTTGCTGGCTGGACCGGTACTGTATCTGGCTTTGGCCGTACTTCGGATGCTAGCCAGGCCACGTCCGCTGTAGTGATGTTCACCAGCAACCCCATAATGACCCAAGCTGACTGCCTTTCCAGTTGGGGTGGAAACACCAACATAATCCAGGCCCAAAACATTTGCTTGTCCGGTGCTGGCGGTCGCTCTTCCTGCAACGGTGATTCGGGTGGCCCACTGACTGTCCAGGATAGCGGAAGTTTGCAGGTCGGTATTGTGTCGTTCGGATCCGCTGCCGGATGCTCGATCGGAATGCCGTCCGTGTATGTCCGCGTGACCTTCTTCCGAACCTGGATTATCAATAATTCGGACTTGTGA